The Thermoleophilaceae bacterium genome window below encodes:
- a CDS encoding helix-turn-helix domain-containing protein, which produces MAEPTESPVSPLSEALASVGDRWTLLIVAALLDGPRRFGDLEKELPGIAPNVLTQRLRNLESQGLVRAERYSERPPRFVYELAESGRELAGALRLLADWGARHTGDVDAPRHSVCGTPLEAVWYCPTCETPVEDEGAEEDVHYA; this is translated from the coding sequence GTGGCAGAACCGACCGAGAGCCCCGTTTCGCCGCTCTCCGAGGCGCTCGCCAGCGTCGGCGACCGCTGGACGCTCCTGATCGTGGCCGCGCTTCTCGACGGTCCGCGCCGCTTCGGCGACCTCGAGAAGGAGCTCCCGGGGATCGCGCCCAACGTGCTCACCCAGCGGCTGCGCAACCTGGAGTCGCAGGGCCTGGTGCGCGCCGAGCGTTACTCCGAGCGGCCCCCCCGCTTCGTCTACGAGCTCGCCGAGTCGGGCCGCGAGCTGGCGGGTGCGCTGCGGCTGCTGGCCGACTGGGGCGCGCGTCACACGGGCGACGTGGACGCCCCGCGGCACTCGGTCTGCGGCACGCCGCTCGAGGCCGTCTGGTACTGCCCCACGTGCGAGACGCCGGTGGAGGACGAGGGCGCCGAAGAGGACGTGCACTACGCCTGA
- a CDS encoding S1C family serine protease, translated as MAVLEELQQVISGAAQQHGHSVVGLGRGWGLGSGTIIGKDRVLTNAHNLRREDVAVTFSDGTRETGTVAGVDPDLDLAVIDVKTNGRPPFEWGEATGPAIGAAVVALGNPGGRGLRVTLGFVSSGPRSFRGQRGRRVTGAIEHTAALPRGSSGGPLLDIEGRLIGINTIRTDGNLILALPVASLRERVEALARGETKDTPRLGVAVAPPRVARRMRRAVGLPERDGLLVRGVQDGSPAAVAGIESGDLIAAAGEKPLASVDALYAALDSLPEDGRLPLTVVRGTEERELEVAFR; from the coding sequence ATGGCAGTACTTGAAGAGCTTCAGCAGGTGATTTCAGGAGCCGCCCAGCAGCACGGCCATTCGGTGGTCGGCCTCGGACGCGGCTGGGGACTCGGGTCGGGGACGATCATCGGCAAGGACCGCGTGCTCACGAACGCGCACAACCTGCGGCGCGAGGACGTGGCGGTGACCTTCTCCGACGGCACGCGTGAGACCGGCACGGTGGCCGGTGTGGACCCGGATCTCGACCTCGCTGTGATCGACGTGAAGACGAACGGCAGGCCGCCGTTTGAGTGGGGCGAGGCGACCGGCCCGGCGATCGGCGCCGCGGTGGTCGCCCTGGGCAATCCCGGAGGGCGCGGCCTGCGGGTCACGCTCGGCTTCGTCTCCTCCGGCCCGCGCAGCTTCCGCGGCCAGCGCGGGCGCCGGGTCACCGGCGCGATCGAGCACACGGCCGCGCTGCCGCGCGGCTCGTCGGGCGGGCCGCTGCTCGACATCGAGGGCCGCCTCATCGGCATCAACACGATCCGCACCGACGGGAACCTGATCCTGGCGCTCCCGGTGGCCTCGCTGCGCGAGCGCGTGGAGGCACTCGCGCGCGGGGAGACGAAGGACACGCCGCGCCTGGGCGTGGCGGTTGCCCCGCCGCGCGTGGCGCGCCGGATGAGGCGCGCCGTGGGTCTGCCGGAGCGCGACGGGCTGCTCGTCCGCGGCGTGCAGGACGGCAGTCCCGCCGCGGTGGCCGGAATCGAGAGCGGCGACCTGATCGCGGCCGCCGGCGAAAAGCCGCTCGCGAGCGTGGACGCGCTCTACGCGGCGCTCGACTCGCTCCCTGAGGACGGCAGGCTGCCGCTCACGGTGGTGCGCGGCACCGAAGAGCGCGAGCTCGAGGTGGCGTTCCGATGA